One region of Priestia megaterium genomic DNA includes:
- a CDS encoding cache domain-containing sensor histidine kinase produces MKGWSIRKKLILFFLFATVIPFLISTIFTYQYTKETVKNRFISTNYQVIKNGSNDLSDYLNEIANITKRLYGYHPFIKVLDEGVSSDLGANQLEISRTLLYLYNTRPEIEQLHLYIENGHDSYTAYNSKVSSRGKYDDIYTQPYYSYLNKHHKFLAIEPTHEIYSYNNLSTLIDSLPNQVISFHQRIDEIPSDKLLAYLSLDINMTQIQSISQRLYNEESEDFYLMNNKGKVLYSSDSKVIGKNENYPWLKALTSQEDHSMEWEDKSFSGVLMYEKLKQPFEDLYIVKRIPYSVLYEDARKTALMNVLIGLPFLCMLVIATLFISVRFTQPINVLIRNMKEVEKGSFEVRFKSLGNDEFGVLGRHFTSMVETINDLIERKFRLELENKSTQLKVLQSQINPHFLYNAFQSIGTLALKHKAVEVYSLLTSLSHIMRYSMNMKEDIVSLKQEVDHVKAFLSLQKQRFGSKFEYELNIEKEAELMRIPKMILQPLVENSFKHGFETRTGSGKLLISAKLNGEELILTVSDNGKGIGEKELNQLKARLQQSYNQTDEHIGLQNIYERLRIYYGDHASMQISSQENHDFTVVIKLTTIEEKRDSDESINRG; encoded by the coding sequence GTGAAAGGCTGGAGCATACGCAAGAAATTAATTTTGTTTTTCTTATTCGCAACCGTTATTCCCTTTTTAATTTCAACGATTTTTACGTATCAATACACAAAAGAAACGGTTAAGAATCGATTTATTTCTACCAACTATCAAGTTATTAAAAATGGAAGCAATGATTTGAGTGATTACTTAAATGAAATTGCTAATATTACAAAAAGGCTGTACGGCTACCACCCATTTATTAAAGTGTTAGATGAAGGCGTATCAAGTGACTTAGGAGCCAATCAACTAGAAATATCACGCACTCTTCTTTATTTATATAATACTCGTCCAGAGATTGAACAGCTCCATCTTTATATTGAGAACGGGCATGACTCGTATACAGCTTATAATTCGAAAGTGAGCAGCAGAGGGAAGTACGATGATATTTACACCCAGCCTTACTATTCTTATTTAAATAAACATCATAAATTTCTTGCCATTGAGCCTACCCATGAAATTTATAGCTACAATAATTTATCAACATTAATTGACTCACTGCCGAATCAAGTTATTAGCTTTCATCAGCGGATTGATGAAATTCCATCAGACAAGTTGTTAGCTTATCTATCTTTAGACATTAACATGACACAAATTCAATCTATATCGCAGCGCTTATATAATGAAGAGTCAGAAGATTTTTATTTAATGAACAATAAAGGGAAGGTTTTGTATTCTTCGGATTCAAAGGTTATTGGAAAAAACGAAAACTACCCGTGGCTAAAGGCGCTTACGTCTCAAGAGGATCACAGCATGGAATGGGAAGATAAAAGCTTCTCAGGCGTATTAATGTATGAAAAGCTTAAACAGCCTTTTGAGGACTTATACATTGTGAAGCGAATTCCTTACAGTGTTTTATATGAAGATGCGAGAAAGACAGCACTTATGAATGTATTAATTGGCCTGCCATTTTTGTGTATGCTCGTTATCGCGACGCTTTTTATATCGGTCCGTTTTACACAGCCGATTAACGTATTAATTCGCAATATGAAAGAAGTGGAAAAAGGATCATTTGAAGTCCGGTTTAAATCGCTTGGAAACGATGAATTTGGTGTTTTAGGAAGGCACTTTACCTCTATGGTGGAAACAATTAATGACTTAATTGAACGTAAATTCCGATTGGAGTTAGAAAATAAATCAACGCAGCTAAAAGTGCTGCAGTCACAAATTAATCCGCATTTTTTATACAACGCATTTCAATCGATTGGAACTCTTGCCCTTAAGCATAAAGCAGTTGAAGTATATTCTTTATTAACCTCACTTTCTCACATTATGCGTTACAGCATGAATATGAAAGAGGATATCGTTAGCTTAAAGCAAGAAGTCGATCACGTAAAAGCTTTCTTGAGTCTGCAGAAGCAGCGGTTTGGTTCAAAGTTTGAGTATGAGTTAAATATCGAAAAAGAGGCAGAGCTTATGCGAATACCGAAAATGATCTTGCAGCCTCTTGTTGAGAATTCTTTTAAGCATGGATTCGAAACCCGCACAGGAAGCGGAAAGCTGTTGATTTCAGCGAAGTTAAACGGAGAAGAACTGATTCTAACTGTTTCTGATAACGGAAAAGGGATAGGAGAGAAAGAGTTGAATCAATTAAAAGCGAGACTTCAGCAATCGTATAATCAAACAGATGAGCATATTGGGTTGCAAAATATTTATGAACGACTTCGCATCTACTATGGAGATCATGCTTCAATGCAAATTAGCAGTCAAGAAAATCACGATTTTACCGTTGTCATAAAGCTAACAACAATTGAAGAAAAGAGGGATAGTGATGAAAGTATTAATCGTGGATGA
- a CDS encoding response regulator — protein sequence MKVLIVDDEEHVREGIKLLGQWEEHEITDVIEADSGEQAIALIEDHGPEIIFTDMKMPNIDGIALLEWIKENSPSSKTIVVTGYDDYHYMRKAIHFGSTDYILKPVDPSILNDTLVRAVTQWKKEEESRKVHNSSYRLINEMKPIYRDRKLTQLMNNYLLNQSIYEEFGFHLTREYEVGIVRVDESIIRSFGGDRDLAYFSILNVINEMLMAGENGVAFRYLSNKWEIIIIFWNDFERITSLLTTLHTAIRRTLEVSCRIARGCKVSSIDQLMKSYEHAKNSLLLSNVLDQNKVKVYGEQDVLASALLINMMDYNSKIEEALQVGRFEAFLPVFNEIITAFEAQNYLSLKQILHFEQEYQLLSQHWLKRYHIPYTINNGPEYVLSFFYNQDGQFQLAKYVERKKREVKRFLKVVKRYSKQNNRDVIYEIEQYLQQNFHRDVKLQEISERFYLSREYISRKFKQEFQENISDYMVKVRMNKAKSLLLNEELKIYEIANMIGYHDDKYFRKVFKKVEGITPNEYRSLTV from the coding sequence ATGAAAGTATTAATCGTGGATGATGAAGAGCATGTAAGAGAAGGAATAAAGCTGCTTGGACAGTGGGAAGAGCATGAAATTACAGATGTGATAGAAGCTGATAGCGGTGAGCAAGCGATTGCGCTTATTGAGGATCACGGACCTGAAATCATTTTTACTGATATGAAGATGCCTAATATCGATGGAATTGCTTTGTTGGAGTGGATTAAAGAGAATTCACCTTCTAGCAAAACGATTGTGGTAACAGGGTATGATGACTACCACTATATGCGTAAAGCTATTCATTTTGGAAGTACGGATTATATTCTAAAGCCAGTGGATCCTTCGATTTTAAACGATACGCTTGTACGAGCTGTAACTCAATGGAAGAAAGAAGAAGAGTCCAGAAAAGTCCATAATAGCAGCTATCGTTTAATCAATGAAATGAAGCCGATTTATCGAGATCGAAAACTGACGCAGTTAATGAACAATTATTTGCTAAATCAATCAATCTATGAAGAGTTTGGTTTCCATCTGACTAGAGAATATGAAGTGGGGATTGTACGTGTAGATGAATCCATTATTCGTTCTTTTGGAGGTGATCGGGATTTAGCCTATTTTTCAATTTTAAATGTAATCAATGAAATGCTGATGGCAGGAGAAAATGGGGTAGCCTTCCGTTACTTATCAAATAAGTGGGAAATTATCATTATATTTTGGAATGATTTTGAACGCATCACCTCTTTGCTGACGACTTTACATACAGCAATTCGCCGTACGTTAGAGGTGAGCTGTCGGATTGCAAGAGGATGCAAAGTCTCTTCTATTGATCAGCTAATGAAATCCTATGAACATGCGAAAAATTCGCTTTTATTAAGCAATGTTCTTGATCAAAATAAAGTGAAGGTCTACGGCGAGCAAGACGTTTTAGCAAGTGCTTTATTAATAAATATGATGGATTATAACAGTAAAATTGAAGAAGCGCTGCAAGTAGGGAGGTTTGAAGCCTTTTTGCCGGTATTCAACGAAATTATCACAGCTTTTGAAGCACAAAATTATCTATCATTAAAGCAAATTCTGCATTTTGAGCAGGAATATCAGCTGTTAAGCCAGCATTGGTTAAAAAGATATCACATTCCTTATACGATAAATAACGGTCCTGAATATGTTCTTTCTTTTTTCTATAACCAAGATGGGCAGTTTCAGCTAGCAAAGTATGTAGAGAGAAAGAAGCGTGAAGTAAAGCGCTTTTTAAAAGTAGTAAAAAGGTATAGCAAGCAAAACAATCGCGACGTTATTTATGAGATCGAACAATATTTGCAGCAAAATTTTCATCGAGATGTGAAGCTTCAAGAAATATCGGAACGTTTCTATTTAAGCCGTGAATACATTTCGAGAAAGTTTAAGCAAGAATTTCAAGAAAATATTTCAGATTATATGGTGAAAGTCAGAATGAATAAAGCCAAATCACTTTTACTAAATGAAGAACTAAAAATCTATGAAATTGCGAATATGATAGGATATCATGATGATAAATACTTTCGAAAAGTGTTTAAAAAAGTAGAAGGCATTACGCCAAACGAGTATCGCAGTTTGACCGTATAA
- the yhfH gene encoding protein YhfH, with amino-acid sequence MLEKMTEFFKRLPNKKCVECGNDIEEQHECYGNKCDHCLDIMK; translated from the coding sequence ATGTTAGAAAAAATGACTGAATTTTTCAAAAGATTACCCAATAAAAAGTGCGTAGAATGCGGAAACGACATCGAGGAACAGCATGAGTGCTACGGAAACAAATGCGATCACTGCCTAGATATCATGAAATAA
- a CDS encoding MBL fold metallo-hydrolase encodes MKVTVIGFWGGYPAVSEATSSYLVEHDGFQLLVDCGSGALAQLQKYAKPEEIDAMILSHYHHDHVADVGVFQYARLIQTHLGNAVKELSIYGHTYDQESFNKLTHKGITKGVEYDPSQKLDVGPFTIEFMKTKHPVVCYAMRISAGNQTVVYTADSSYLEEFVSFSENADLLICECNFYASQDGSGAGHMTSTEAGTLASKASVKQLMLTHLPHYGEHQQLVEEAAARYGGTLTLAESGYVWE; translated from the coding sequence ATGAAAGTAACTGTTATTGGTTTTTGGGGAGGATATCCTGCTGTTTCAGAAGCTACTTCTAGCTATTTAGTTGAGCACGATGGATTTCAGCTGCTTGTTGATTGTGGAAGCGGTGCATTGGCTCAGCTGCAAAAATATGCAAAACCAGAAGAAATAGATGCGATGATTTTATCTCATTATCATCATGACCACGTGGCTGATGTCGGAGTATTTCAATATGCTCGCCTCATTCAGACTCATCTAGGGAACGCTGTTAAGGAACTTTCTATTTACGGACATACATATGATCAGGAAAGCTTCAACAAACTTACTCATAAAGGAATTACCAAAGGAGTAGAGTACGATCCGAGTCAAAAACTTGACGTTGGGCCTTTTACAATCGAATTTATGAAAACGAAACATCCAGTCGTTTGTTATGCCATGAGAATAAGTGCTGGCAATCAAACCGTCGTGTACACAGCGGACTCGAGCTATTTAGAAGAATTTGTTTCTTTCTCCGAAAATGCAGATCTTCTTATTTGTGAATGTAATTTTTATGCTAGCCAAGATGGAAGCGGTGCTGGACACATGACGAGTACAGAAGCCGGTACACTTGCTTCTAAAGCAAGTGTCAAACAACTCATGCTTACTCACCTTCCACACTACGGAGAACACCAACAGCTAGTAGAGGAAGCTGCTGCTCGTTATGGAGGTACGCTTACGTTAGCTGAATCAGGATACGTATGGGAATAA
- a CDS encoding lipoate--protein ligase, with protein sequence MLFIDNQKNYDPRINLAIEEYALKHLDINETYLLFYINEPSIIIGKNQNTIEEINTKYVEDQHIHVVRRLSGGGAVYHDKGNLNFSFITKDDGNSFHNFKKFTEPVVEALKKLGVNAELSGRNDLMAEGRKISGNAQFSTKGRMFSHGTLLFDSEIENVVSALKVKKDKIESKGIKSIRNRVANISEFLEQKVTVEEFREMLLRYIFEGEENITEYKLTEKDWETIHQISKERYQSWDWNYGKSPKFNLQHSHRFPVGQIDVRLEVNKGKIDACTIYGDFFGVGDVQEVQEKLTGVRYEKASIEQALEDINIPHYFGNITKEEFVELIY encoded by the coding sequence ATGTTATTTATTGATAATCAAAAAAATTATGATCCCCGAATTAACTTAGCAATTGAAGAATATGCGCTCAAGCATCTAGATATTAATGAGACATATCTGCTGTTTTATATTAATGAACCTTCTATTATTATTGGAAAAAACCAGAACACCATTGAGGAGATTAATACAAAATATGTTGAAGATCAGCATATTCATGTAGTGAGACGTCTATCTGGAGGCGGTGCCGTTTATCATGATAAAGGAAATTTAAACTTCAGCTTTATTACGAAAGACGATGGAAATAGCTTTCATAATTTTAAAAAGTTTACCGAGCCAGTCGTGGAAGCGTTAAAGAAATTAGGAGTCAATGCTGAGTTAAGCGGACGAAATGATTTAATGGCGGAAGGACGTAAAATTTCTGGAAATGCTCAGTTTTCGACGAAAGGAAGGATGTTCAGCCATGGAACTCTTCTTTTTGATTCAGAGATTGAAAACGTGGTATCAGCGTTAAAAGTAAAAAAAGATAAAATTGAATCCAAAGGCATTAAGTCTATTCGAAATAGAGTAGCGAATATCAGTGAATTTTTAGAACAGAAAGTAACGGTGGAAGAATTTAGAGAAATGCTGCTTCGGTATATCTTTGAGGGAGAAGAAAATATAACAGAATATAAACTAACGGAAAAAGATTGGGAAACGATTCATCAAATTTCTAAAGAGCGCTATCAGTCATGGGATTGGAACTATGGAAAATCACCTAAATTTAACTTACAGCACTCTCACCGCTTTCCTGTGGGACAAATTGACGTTCGTTTGGAAGTGAATAAAGGGAAAATCGATGCTTGCACCATCTATGGAGATTTCTTTGGAGTGGGAGATGTCCAGGAAGTACAGGAAAAATTAACAGGTGTTCGTTATGAAAAAGCTTCTATTGAACAAGCCTTGGAGGACATCAATATTCCACATTATTTTGGTAATATTACAAAAGAAGAGTTTGTTGAATTAATCTATTAA
- a CDS encoding fatty acid--CoA ligase family protein, with amino-acid sequence MNLSAQLHKTAEQFPQKSAYVFMDQETSYADLDASVSKFANGLKQLGVKKGDHIALIVGNSPHFVIGLYGALRVGATVIPINPIYTADEISYMLQDGDVKAVIAVDLLLPVLKKIIGHTPFLEHVILCETTDTVESIPSYFHTFSQVVNRGEATYDFLELKEEDVAIILYTSGTTGKPKGAMLTHKNIYSNAQDVADYLSINGNDRVVAALPMFHVFCLTVSLNAPLMNGGTILIEPKFSPSSIFELIQNRQATIFAGVPTMYNFLLQHDKGKKEHFHTVRLCISGGASMPVALLTHFERKFGVMVAEGYGLSEASPVTCFNPIDRERKAGSIGTSIMNVENKVVNELGKEVEVGQVGELIVKGPNVMKGYYKLPEDTEYALRDGWLYTGDLARMDKEGYFYIVDRKKDLIIVGGYNVYPREVEEVLYAHRDIVEVAVIGVPDPSLGECVKCYVVCNNQEITEEKLIAYCKEHLAKYKVPSEIEFLKELPKNTTGKILRRALKQQVSQER; translated from the coding sequence ATGAATTTGTCAGCACAGCTTCATAAAACAGCTGAGCAATTTCCGCAAAAATCGGCATATGTTTTTATGGATCAGGAAACATCTTATGCAGATCTTGATGCATCGGTATCTAAGTTTGCTAATGGTCTGAAGCAATTAGGTGTAAAAAAAGGAGATCATATCGCTTTAATTGTCGGCAACTCGCCTCATTTTGTTATTGGATTGTACGGTGCTCTTCGAGTAGGAGCTACTGTTATACCCATTAATCCTATTTACACAGCGGATGAAATTAGCTACATGCTTCAGGATGGAGATGTAAAAGCAGTTATTGCGGTTGATTTACTTCTCCCTGTTTTAAAAAAAATCATTGGACACACTCCATTTTTGGAACACGTTATCTTATGTGAAACGACAGATACAGTGGAAAGTATACCTTCTTATTTTCACACGTTTTCGCAAGTTGTAAACAGAGGGGAAGCTACATATGATTTTCTCGAGTTAAAAGAAGAAGATGTGGCCATCATTCTGTATACGTCAGGAACGACTGGAAAACCAAAAGGAGCTATGCTTACGCATAAGAATATTTATTCAAACGCTCAAGACGTAGCAGATTATTTAAGTATAAATGGGAATGACCGAGTCGTAGCTGCTTTGCCGATGTTTCACGTATTTTGTTTAACTGTTTCATTGAATGCGCCTTTAATGAATGGAGGAACGATATTAATTGAACCAAAATTCAGTCCATCTTCTATATTTGAATTAATTCAAAATCGACAAGCGACTATTTTTGCTGGCGTTCCGACAATGTATAATTTTTTACTTCAGCATGACAAAGGGAAAAAAGAGCACTTTCACACGGTAAGGCTTTGTATATCAGGCGGGGCATCAATGCCGGTGGCACTTCTAACCCATTTTGAACGTAAGTTTGGGGTCATGGTAGCAGAAGGCTATGGATTATCTGAGGCTTCTCCTGTGACGTGTTTCAATCCGATTGATAGAGAGAGAAAAGCAGGTTCTATAGGCACATCTATTATGAATGTTGAAAATAAAGTGGTAAACGAACTAGGAAAAGAAGTAGAAGTAGGACAAGTTGGCGAACTTATCGTCAAAGGCCCTAATGTGATGAAAGGGTATTATAAGCTTCCTGAAGATACGGAATATGCTCTCCGAGATGGTTGGCTGTATACAGGTGACTTAGCAAGAATGGATAAGGAAGGTTATTTTTATATCGTTGACCGTAAAAAAGATTTAATTATTGTAGGAGGATATAATGTTTATCCTCGCGAAGTAGAAGAAGTGCTATATGCGCATCGGGATATTGTAGAAGTGGCTGTTATCGGAGTTCCTGATCCTTCTTTAGGTGAATGTGTGAAGTGTTACGTGGTTTGCAATAATCAAGAGATAACGGAAGAGAAGCTTATTGCCTACTGCAAAGAGCACCTTGCTAAATATAAAGTGCCAAGTGAAATTGAATTTTTAAAAGAACTTCCTAAAAATACAACGGGAAAAATTTTAAGGCGTGCACTGAAGCAGCAGGTATCTCAGGAGCGATAA
- a CDS encoding enoyl-CoA hydratase-related protein, which produces MSSISYEIKGHVAHVILNRPEAMNAFNYDMLKELEEAIEGIRIQKDIRVVTFKGTGEKSFSVGADLKERKTLSDQEVKRNIYKIGEVFSKIEQLPQPTIAIINGYAFGGGMELALACDFRIASTEALMGLTETSLAIIPGAGGTQRLPRLVGEAKAMELILTAQRLTASEAKECGLVTKVAPGYQIEETIDIFISLLLKNGPIALQQAKFAIKEGMKADLQTGLQIERKAYELTIPTEDRLEALQAFAEKRRPSFKGK; this is translated from the coding sequence ATGTCATCTATTTCTTATGAAATAAAGGGACACGTCGCCCATGTGATACTGAACCGTCCGGAAGCGATGAATGCTTTTAATTACGATATGCTTAAAGAATTGGAAGAAGCAATTGAAGGAATTCGTATTCAAAAAGATATTCGAGTTGTGACGTTTAAAGGGACAGGTGAAAAATCTTTTAGTGTAGGTGCGGATTTAAAAGAACGTAAAACCCTCTCTGATCAAGAGGTAAAGCGCAATATTTACAAAATAGGAGAAGTGTTTTCTAAGATAGAGCAGCTTCCTCAGCCAACGATAGCAATCATCAACGGATATGCATTTGGAGGAGGAATGGAGCTGGCTTTAGCATGTGATTTCCGGATTGCTTCAACAGAAGCGCTTATGGGTTTAACGGAAACAAGCTTAGCGATTATACCAGGCGCAGGAGGAACACAGCGTCTCCCTCGCCTAGTTGGTGAAGCAAAAGCAATGGAACTAATTTTAACAGCTCAGCGCCTCACGGCATCAGAAGCAAAAGAATGTGGTCTAGTAACGAAGGTAGCTCCTGGATATCAAATAGAAGAAACAATAGATATTTTTATCTCGCTTTTATTAAAAAATGGGCCAATTGCACTTCAGCAAGCAAAATTTGCTATCAAAGAAGGAATGAAGGCCGATTTGCAGACTGGCTTGCAAATTGAACGAAAAGCATATGAGTTAACGATTCCGACAGAAGATCGTCTAGAGGCGCTTCAAGCATTTGCTGAGAAGAGAAGACCTAGTTTTAAAGGGAAATAA
- a CDS encoding M48 family metallopeptidase: MKKIVLWSIGVFLVYAACIWVYLFYISDTSIPQSLKGTSVDPATFMNARELMLTEKYSKIRDALFFIRIPYEWLGFILILVLGVSKKVNKWSKDVSRFSLLQTAIYVFWLSVLLLIYSFPMDWISYKLSTAYHITTQPFQGWMKDLFTDFWVNYATMFLVIAVLYAFIRKFSKRWWLYAWLVSIPFTLFLTFIQPVVIDPLYNDFYPLKNKELETKILHLADEAHIPAKHVYEVNMSEKTNSLNAYVTGIGSNSRIVLWDTTLNKLTEREILFIMAHEMGHYVKKHIYVGIASALVLSIVGLWLTKHFASFVIKRWGKALKITSLSDLNSLPLILLIFSVLTFAVSPLTNMQSRHHELQSDTYAMDLTGDKQAAIKTFQDLTKSGLSQVNPPYLVKIFRYGHPTILERISFVEKYERNE, translated from the coding sequence GTGAAAAAAATTGTTTTGTGGTCCATCGGAGTTTTTCTTGTGTATGCAGCTTGTATATGGGTGTATTTATTTTATATAAGTGACACCTCTATTCCACAATCATTAAAAGGTACCAGCGTGGATCCGGCTACGTTTATGAATGCAAGAGAACTTATGTTAACCGAAAAATATTCAAAGATTAGAGATGCGCTCTTTTTTATCCGAATTCCATATGAGTGGTTAGGGTTTATTTTAATTTTAGTGTTAGGTGTGTCTAAGAAAGTGAATAAGTGGTCTAAAGACGTCAGTCGTTTCAGTCTTCTCCAAACTGCTATTTATGTATTTTGGTTATCTGTTCTGCTGCTGATCTACTCTTTTCCTATGGACTGGATTAGCTATAAGCTTTCAACGGCTTACCATATTACGACGCAACCTTTCCAAGGATGGATGAAAGATCTTTTTACAGATTTTTGGGTGAACTATGCCACGATGTTTTTAGTGATTGCTGTGTTATATGCATTCATTCGTAAGTTTTCAAAAAGATGGTGGCTGTATGCGTGGCTAGTATCTATTCCATTTACGCTATTTTTGACGTTTATTCAACCAGTGGTTATCGATCCGTTATATAACGATTTTTATCCATTAAAGAATAAAGAGCTGGAGACGAAAATTTTGCATTTAGCAGATGAAGCTCATATACCTGCTAAGCATGTATATGAAGTAAACATGTCTGAAAAAACGAACTCTCTCAATGCATATGTAACGGGAATAGGTTCTAATTCAAGAATTGTGTTATGGGATACTACTCTTAATAAATTGACGGAACGTGAAATTTTGTTTATCATGGCGCACGAAATGGGTCACTATGTGAAGAAACATATTTATGTAGGGATTGCTTCAGCCTTAGTTTTATCGATTGTAGGTTTATGGCTAACGAAACATTTTGCTAGCTTTGTGATTAAGAGATGGGGGAAAGCATTAAAAATCACTTCTCTTAGTGATTTAAATTCATTACCGCTTATTCTACTTATTTTTTCTGTGCTCACATTTGCTGTAAGTCCTTTAACAAATATGCAGTCGCGTCATCATGAACTTCAATCTGACACGTACGCCATGGACTTAACAGGAGATAAACAAGCTGCTATTAAAACATTTCAGGATTTAACAAAATCAGGACTGTCCCAGGTGAATCCGCCGTATTTAGTGAAAATTTTTCGATATGGTCATCCAACAATATTGGAAAGAATTTCATTTGTTGAGAAGTATGAAAGAAATGAATAA
- the aceA gene encoding isocitrate lyase, translating to MKEIRVKNLEENWKSDERWKGIERPYSAEKVIGLRGSIDIEHTLARRGAEKFWNLLKTEPYVHALGALTGNQAVQQVKAGLKAIYLSGWQVAADANLSGNMYPDQSLYPANSVPHVVKRINQALQRADQIQHLEGEGDIDYFAPIVADAEAGFGGQLNVFELMKGMIESGASAVHFEDQLSSEKKCGHLGGKVLLPTQTAVKNLIAARLAADVMGVPTLLIARTDADAADLITSDVDPVDRQFITGERTAEGFYRTRAGIDQAIARGLAYAPYADLVWCETSEPNLEQAQKFADAIHEKFPGKMLAYNCSPSFNWKKKLDKKTIEKFQREIAKMGYKFQFVTLAGFHALNHSMFELARGYKTRGMAAYSELQEREFASEINGYTATRHQREVGTGYFDEVAQVVSGGTSSTTALKGSTEEEQFQAHK from the coding sequence ATGAAAGAGATTCGTGTAAAAAACCTTGAAGAGAACTGGAAAAGCGATGAGCGTTGGAAAGGAATTGAACGTCCATATTCTGCAGAAAAAGTCATTGGACTGAGAGGATCCATTGATATTGAACACACGCTTGCTAGAAGAGGGGCCGAAAAGTTCTGGAACTTATTAAAAACAGAGCCATACGTTCATGCATTAGGAGCTTTAACAGGAAATCAAGCAGTACAACAGGTAAAAGCAGGGTTAAAAGCCATTTATCTCAGTGGATGGCAAGTAGCTGCAGATGCAAACCTTTCAGGAAATATGTATCCTGATCAAAGTCTATATCCAGCAAACAGCGTGCCGCATGTTGTGAAACGAATCAATCAAGCGCTGCAGCGTGCCGATCAAATTCAGCATTTAGAAGGAGAAGGAGATATTGATTACTTTGCTCCAATTGTAGCAGATGCAGAAGCAGGGTTCGGAGGACAGTTGAACGTATTTGAATTAATGAAAGGAATGATTGAGTCAGGAGCATCTGCGGTACACTTCGAAGATCAATTGTCATCTGAGAAAAAGTGTGGTCATCTTGGCGGCAAGGTATTGCTTCCAACTCAGACAGCTGTGAAAAACTTGATTGCTGCTCGTTTAGCTGCTGATGTAATGGGTGTTCCAACACTTCTGATTGCTCGTACCGATGCTGATGCCGCTGATTTAATTACAAGTGATGTTGATCCTGTAGATCGCCAGTTTATTACAGGTGAACGCACCGCTGAAGGGTTTTATCGCACGAGAGCCGGAATCGATCAAGCTATCGCTCGTGGCTTAGCATATGCGCCATATGCTGATCTAGTATGGTGTGAGACGTCTGAACCAAACTTGGAACAGGCACAAAAATTTGCAGATGCTATTCATGAAAAATTCCCAGGTAAAATGCTTGCTTATAACTGTTCACCATCTTTCAACTGGAAGAAAAAATTAGATAAGAAAACGATTGAAAAGTTTCAAAGAGAAATCGCAAAAATGGGCTACAAATTCCAATTCGTTACGCTTGCTGGCTTCCACGCTTTAAATCACAGCATGTTTGAACTGGCACGAGGATATAAAACAAGAGGAATGGCAGCTTATTCAGAGTTACAAGAAAGAGAGTTTGCTAGTGAAATAAATGGATATACTGCTACAAGACATCAGCGTGAAGTAGGAACGGGTTATTTTGATGAAGTGGCGCAAGTAGTTTCCGGTGGGACTTCCTCTACAACAGCTTTAAAAGGTTCAACAGAAGAAGAGCAGTTTCAGGCGCATAAATAA
- a CDS encoding IDEAL domain-containing protein produces MNNEKSYTEMMKSLARKKKVIDTVSMLDVYIEMVIDESLFKRQKELLETNINTALDQRDETAFYELSAQYQSLLQTST; encoded by the coding sequence ATGAACAATGAAAAATCGTACACGGAAATGATGAAGTCCCTCGCTCGCAAGAAAAAAGTAATTGATACTGTGAGTATGTTGGATGTTTATATCGAAATGGTAATTGATGAATCGCTTTTTAAGCGTCAAAAAGAACTGTTAGAAACAAACATTAACACGGCATTAGATCAACGTGATGAAACTGCTTTTTATGAGCTATCAGCACAGTACCAATCCTTACTTCAAACATCTACTTAA